From Humisphaera borealis, the proteins below share one genomic window:
- a CDS encoding GNAT family N-acetyltransferase, which yields MLTIRDNLEGVSGEMLKAFNVAADFCNGRTPEQYARAFANSVVRLAYDGDKLVGMARAVTDGVRCATIFDVCVAPAYRGRGIGKALMRSLKDGLPGQFVALICEDDLRGFYADAGFVPDMRVTMIVPD from the coding sequence ATGCTCACCATCCGCGACAACCTCGAAGGCGTCAGCGGAGAAATGCTCAAGGCGTTCAACGTCGCCGCGGACTTCTGCAACGGCCGCACGCCCGAGCAGTACGCGAGGGCTTTCGCGAACAGTGTCGTGCGGCTGGCGTACGATGGTGACAAACTCGTCGGCATGGCCCGGGCCGTCACCGACGGCGTCCGCTGCGCGACGATCTTCGACGTCTGCGTCGCTCCGGCCTACCGCGGACGCGGCATCGGCAAGGCGCTCATGCGATCGCTGAAAGACGGATTACCGGGTCAGTTCGTGGCACTGATCTGCGAGGACGACCTTCGCGGTTTCTACGCGGACGCCGGATTTGTGCCGGATATGCGGGTGACGATGATCGTGCCGGATTAA
- the cysC gene encoding adenylyl-sulfate kinase: MSDSKATNIKWHDGTVSRTDRQRLLRQRGVTLWFTGLSGAGKSTIACLVEQMLLDRGRLAYRLDGDNVRHGLNKNLGFSAEDRAENIRRIGEVARLFTDAGVIVLASFVSPYRRDRDAVRELMPAGDFVEVYIEVSLAGAEKRDPKGLYKKARAGEIKNFTGIDDPYEPPEKPEIVLQTENLSPQEAAARVLEHLEKHGYLA, from the coding sequence ATGTCCGATTCCAAAGCCACCAACATCAAATGGCATGACGGCACCGTCAGCCGCACCGATCGGCAGCGGCTGCTGCGTCAGCGCGGCGTGACGCTCTGGTTTACGGGCCTCAGCGGCGCGGGCAAGAGCACGATCGCCTGCCTCGTCGAGCAGATGCTGCTCGACCGCGGACGGCTCGCGTACAGGCTCGATGGCGACAACGTTCGCCACGGGCTGAACAAGAACCTCGGCTTCTCCGCCGAGGATCGCGCCGAGAACATCCGGCGGATCGGCGAAGTGGCCCGGCTGTTCACCGACGCCGGCGTGATCGTGCTGGCGAGTTTCGTCAGCCCTTACCGCCGCGACCGCGACGCCGTCCGCGAACTGATGCCAGCCGGCGATTTCGTGGAGGTGTACATCGAGGTGTCGCTTGCCGGTGCCGAGAAGCGCGACCCTAAGGGCCTCTACAAGAAGGCTCGGGCCGGCGAGATCAAAAACTTCACCGGCATCGACGACCCGTACGAGCCGCCGGAGAAGCCCGAGATCGTGCTTCAGACAGAGAACCTGTCGCCGCAGGAAGCGGCGGCGCGGGTGCTGGAGCACCTGGAGAAGCACGGGTACCTGGCGTGA
- the cysK gene encoding cysteine synthase A produces the protein MPLKPHGKIYDNILDTIGGTPLVKLNRIIPAGGATVVVKCEFFNPLSSVKDRIGVAMIEAAEKAGKVDHETVIVEPTSGNTGIALAFVCAAKGYKLILTMPESMSIERRRLLKALGAQVVLTPAADGMRGAIGKAEEILKQYPKSFMPQQFMNPANPAIHRATTAEEIWADTEGKVDFLVAGVGTGGTITGVSEVIKPRKPSFKAIAVEPVASPVITQTRAGDPVKPGKHKVQGIGAGFVPGNLHLDIVDEVVQITDEEAFEWAKRLHKEEGIFGGISSGANVAAAAKVAARPENKGKLIVTIMCSFGERYLSTPLFEEE, from the coding sequence ATGCCCCTCAAACCCCACGGCAAGATCTACGACAACATCCTCGACACCATCGGCGGAACGCCGCTGGTGAAGCTCAACCGCATCATCCCCGCCGGCGGCGCGACCGTCGTCGTCAAATGCGAGTTCTTCAACCCGCTGTCGAGCGTGAAGGACCGCATCGGCGTCGCGATGATCGAAGCGGCCGAGAAGGCCGGCAAGGTGGATCACGAGACCGTCATTGTCGAACCCACCAGCGGCAACACCGGCATCGCGCTGGCGTTCGTCTGTGCCGCCAAGGGGTACAAGCTGATCCTGACCATGCCCGAAAGCATGAGCATCGAACGTCGTCGGCTGCTGAAGGCGCTGGGCGCTCAGGTCGTCCTCACCCCCGCCGCCGACGGCATGCGCGGCGCGATCGGTAAGGCCGAGGAGATCCTGAAGCAGTACCCCAAGAGCTTCATGCCGCAGCAGTTCATGAACCCGGCCAACCCGGCGATCCACCGCGCCACGACCGCCGAGGAAATCTGGGCCGATACCGAAGGCAAGGTCGACTTCCTGGTGGCCGGCGTCGGCACCGGCGGGACGATCACCGGTGTGTCGGAGGTCATCAAGCCGCGCAAGCCGAGCTTCAAGGCGATCGCCGTCGAGCCCGTCGCGTCGCCGGTCATCACACAGACCCGCGCCGGCGACCCGGTGAAGCCCGGCAAGCACAAGGTGCAGGGCATTGGTGCCGGCTTCGTCCCGGGCAACCTGCATCTGGACATCGTCGATGAGGTCGTGCAGATCACGGACGAAGAGGCGTTCGAGTGGGCCAAGCGGCTGCACAAGGAAGAAGGCATCTTCGGTGGCATCAGCAGCGGCGCGAATGTGGCGGCCGCGGCAAAAGTCGCTGCCCGACCTGAGAACAAGGGCAAGCTGATCGTGACGATCATGTGCAGCTTCGGCGAGCGGTATCTGAGCACGCCGTTGTTTGAGGAGGAGTGA
- a CDS encoding M67 family metallopeptidase — translation MPVPPLILPTALFRQIESEGEVGYPNEICGMIFGREVKDAAGNVRRLTEKLIVGKNVFEADEQYHRFSIDPREQMKAERAAEKEGLTLLGYYHSHPDHPARPSEYDREHAWEFYSYVIVAITKGKATDMTSWVLEGETKQFAKQEIRQV, via the coding sequence ATGCCCGTCCCTCCCCTCATCCTCCCGACCGCGTTGTTCCGCCAGATCGAATCCGAAGGCGAGGTCGGCTATCCGAACGAGATCTGCGGCATGATCTTCGGCCGCGAGGTGAAAGACGCCGCCGGCAACGTCCGTCGGCTGACCGAGAAACTGATCGTCGGCAAGAACGTCTTCGAGGCCGACGAGCAGTACCACCGGTTCTCGATCGACCCGCGCGAGCAGATGAAAGCCGAGCGAGCGGCGGAGAAGGAAGGCCTGACGCTGCTCGGCTACTACCACAGCCACCCCGACCACCCGGCCCGGCCCAGTGAATACGACCGCGAACACGCCTGGGAGTTCTACAGCTATGTGATCGTGGCGATCACCAAGGGCAAGGCGACGGACATGACCAGTTGGGTGCTGGAAGGCGAAACGAAGCAGTTTGCGAAGCAGGAGATTCGGCAGGTATGA
- a CDS encoding PLP-dependent cysteine synthase family protein gives MLETLPDIQSSPAQLSDLIGNTPLLAFPKLGRDVAPVEVYAKAEWYNPGGSVKDRAALSMILDGERRGLLTKKKILIDATSGNTGIAYAMICAQRGYKVKLCLPQNASRERKQTLIAYGVELVLTDPTESTDGAQRAVKRIVEADPEKYFYPDQYNNDANWRAHYETTANEIWRQTGGRVTHFVAGMGTSGTFMGTTRRLRELNPKIRCISMQPDGPLHGLEGLKHMESAIVPGIYNPSLADAQIDVATEDAHRMVLRLAREEGYLVGVSSGANMDAAMRIARQAMDAGQKDAVVVTVLCDSAAKYLSEEFWSEPTTGDAVTWP, from the coding sequence GTGTTGGAGACTTTGCCGGACATCCAGTCGTCGCCCGCCCAGTTGAGTGACCTGATCGGGAATACGCCCCTGCTCGCATTCCCGAAGCTGGGTCGTGACGTCGCGCCCGTCGAGGTTTACGCCAAGGCCGAGTGGTACAACCCCGGCGGCAGCGTGAAGGACCGGGCGGCGTTGTCGATGATCCTCGACGGCGAACGCCGGGGCCTGCTGACGAAGAAGAAAATCCTCATCGACGCCACCAGCGGCAACACCGGCATTGCCTACGCGATGATCTGTGCCCAGCGCGGCTACAAGGTGAAGCTCTGTCTCCCGCAGAACGCCAGCCGGGAGCGGAAGCAGACCTTGATCGCGTACGGCGTTGAACTGGTGCTGACCGACCCGACCGAGAGCACCGATGGTGCCCAGCGTGCGGTGAAGCGAATCGTCGAAGCCGACCCGGAAAAGTACTTCTATCCCGACCAGTACAACAACGACGCCAACTGGCGGGCGCACTACGAGACGACGGCGAACGAGATCTGGCGGCAGACCGGCGGGCGGGTGACGCACTTCGTCGCCGGCATGGGCACCAGCGGCACGTTCATGGGCACGACGCGTCGGTTGCGCGAGTTGAACCCGAAGATCCGCTGTATCAGCATGCAGCCCGACGGCCCGCTGCATGGCCTGGAAGGCCTGAAGCACATGGAGTCGGCGATTGTGCCGGGGATCTACAACCCGTCGCTGGCCGACGCCCAGATTGATGTCGCGACGGAAGACGCCCACCGCATGGTGCTTCGGCTGGCCCGCGAGGAAGGCTATTTGGTCGGCGTCAGCAGCGGCGCGAATATGGACGCGGCGATGCGGATTGCACGACAGGCGATGGACGCCGGACAGAAGGACGCCGTCGTGGTGACGGTGCTGTGTGACTCGGCGGCGAAGTATCTGAGCGAAGAGTTCTGGAGTGAGCCGACGACCGGCGATGCGGTGACGTGGCCGTGA
- a CDS encoding ThiF family adenylyltransferase, with product MSRYHRQSLLPQIGAPGQRRLAAARVLLVGCGALGTTIAEQLVRAGVGFLSIVDRDLVEITNLQRQVLFDEADIGSPKAVAAASRLARVNSEVTIEPIVADVHTGNIEELIGASGGNGAGWHGQAYSLAHAEHPAASTMGKGVPLPVPPDSSQSPSVDLLLDGTDNVETRYLINDVAIKHNIPWVYGACVGVEGRVMPVLPGQTACLRCVFPEPPSPGELATCDTAGVLGAAAAIVAAMQATVAIQILVGATPPNQLVRVDLWRGRYGATSLDDARRHDCPTCGQRRFDFLDAPAGNGSSTSLCGRNAVQVRPAVAGRMDLVMLEHRLTAIGRVQRTAHLLKCDLGSEPGVSLTVFPDGRAIVHGVNDPARARAVYAKWVGA from the coding sequence ATGTCCCGCTACCACCGTCAGTCTCTCCTCCCTCAGATCGGCGCACCAGGCCAGCGCCGTCTGGCGGCAGCGCGCGTCCTGCTGGTGGGGTGCGGCGCGCTGGGTACGACGATCGCCGAGCAACTCGTCCGCGCGGGCGTCGGGTTCCTGAGCATCGTCGATCGCGACCTCGTTGAGATCACCAACCTGCAACGGCAGGTGTTGTTCGATGAAGCCGACATCGGCAGTCCCAAGGCGGTCGCGGCAGCTTCCCGACTTGCGCGCGTCAACAGTGAAGTGACGATCGAACCGATCGTCGCGGACGTTCATACGGGCAACATTGAAGAATTGATCGGAGCGTCCGGCGGCAATGGCGCAGGGTGGCATGGGCAGGCGTACTCGCTTGCCCATGCCGAACACCCTGCAGCGTCGACCATGGGCAAAGGAGTACCTTTGCCCGTGCCACCCGATTCTTCGCAGTCACCTTCTGTTGATCTCCTTCTCGACGGCACCGACAACGTCGAAACGCGCTACCTCATCAATGACGTCGCGATCAAGCACAACATCCCGTGGGTGTACGGCGCGTGCGTAGGCGTCGAGGGGCGTGTCATGCCTGTCCTGCCCGGGCAGACGGCCTGCCTGCGGTGTGTCTTCCCAGAGCCGCCCAGTCCCGGCGAACTGGCGACCTGCGATACCGCCGGCGTACTCGGCGCGGCGGCGGCGATCGTGGCGGCGATGCAGGCGACGGTGGCGATTCAGATCCTTGTCGGAGCGACGCCGCCCAATCAGCTCGTCCGGGTCGACCTTTGGCGGGGGCGCTACGGCGCGACTTCCTTGGACGACGCTCGCCGGCACGACTGCCCGACGTGCGGTCAGCGGCGTTTCGATTTCCTCGACGCCCCCGCCGGTAACGGCAGCTCGACGTCGCTCTGCGGGCGAAACGCCGTTCAGGTTCGCCCGGCTGTCGCCGGTCGGATGGACCTGGTGATGTTGGAACACCGGTTGACTGCCATCGGGCGCGTGCAGAGGACGGCTCATCTGCTAAAGTGCGACCTTGGAAGCGAGCCGGGTGTTTCGCTGACGGTTTTTCCCGACGGTCGGGCAATTGTTCACGGCGTCAACGATCCGGCGCGGGCCCGTGCGGTCTATGCGAAGTGGGTTGGTGCCTGA
- a CDS encoding YlbF family regulator — translation MPVDTQQILSEAEKLGQLVATHPAVARFKDAQKAVAGDPEAGRLLQEFDRTLDALGRQEQAGMPVTDAQRMQLESLQTRISSHLKIKALNLAQVEFVDILRKVTQTIQAQVQGTGGGAAQPAPAPASKILM, via the coding sequence ATGCCAGTCGATACGCAGCAGATCCTGTCCGAAGCCGAGAAGCTGGGCCAACTTGTGGCCACCCACCCGGCGGTCGCTCGCTTTAAGGACGCCCAGAAAGCCGTCGCCGGCGACCCCGAAGCCGGACGCCTGCTGCAGGAGTTCGACCGCACGCTCGACGCCCTCGGCCGCCAGGAACAGGCCGGCATGCCCGTCACCGACGCACAGCGCATGCAGCTCGAATCCCTTCAAACCCGTATTTCGTCGCACCTGAAGATCAAGGCGCTCAACCTGGCCCAGGTCGAGTTCGTCGATATCCTGCGGAAAGTCACCCAGACCATCCAGGCCCAGGTGCAGGGGACCGGCGGCGGGGCGGCACAGCCCGCACCAGCGCCGGCATCGAAGATCCTGATGTGA
- a CDS encoding AI-2E family transporter — protein sequence MNTGSTRQIERFARLALVGALIVGCWLVLRFFFDAILFAIVIAISTRPAFKWLNNRLKGRRTLSSLLCCVGVVLALVGPASLLAVSAADAGTTLLDQVRTRLSAGPIEPPSWIPGIPLIGPSIADNWRNLAGSRMELVRALQSIAAPFRDAAINAGGVFAAGVVQLVIAVFLLFFLYRDGEKMSVRFERAFERVAGPDAAELIGIAQNTVRSVMLGMVGTAVAQSVVATVGFAIAGVPGALLLGAATFVTSPVPFGPPLVWGGAAIWLYANGDTGWAIFMVIYGAVVISSVDNILKPLLISRGSGLTLAPTLLGVLGGVIAFGFMGLFIGPTVIALAINLGKKWLDQHSDEPDSLPSAADPALPPAEQSSSG from the coding sequence ATGAACACCGGCTCCACCCGGCAGATCGAACGCTTCGCCCGACTCGCGCTGGTCGGCGCCCTGATCGTCGGTTGCTGGCTGGTCCTTCGATTTTTCTTCGACGCGATCCTCTTCGCGATCGTCATCGCAATCTCAACGCGTCCGGCCTTCAAATGGCTGAACAACCGCCTTAAGGGGCGTCGCACGCTCTCAAGCCTGCTTTGCTGTGTAGGTGTTGTGCTCGCACTGGTGGGGCCGGCGTCGCTGCTGGCAGTTTCCGCCGCCGACGCGGGCACGACGCTGCTCGATCAGGTTCGAACCCGGCTGAGTGCCGGGCCCATCGAGCCCCCGTCCTGGATTCCCGGCATTCCGCTCATCGGTCCCTCGATCGCGGACAACTGGCGCAACCTCGCCGGCAGCCGGATGGAGCTCGTCCGCGCACTCCAGTCGATCGCCGCGCCCTTTCGCGATGCCGCAATCAACGCCGGCGGGGTGTTTGCCGCCGGCGTCGTGCAGTTGGTCATCGCGGTCTTCCTGCTTTTCTTTCTCTATCGCGACGGCGAGAAGATGTCCGTACGCTTCGAGCGCGCGTTCGAACGGGTGGCGGGCCCCGACGCCGCCGAGCTGATCGGGATCGCCCAGAACACCGTCCGCAGCGTGATGCTCGGCATGGTCGGCACCGCCGTGGCACAGAGCGTGGTGGCGACCGTCGGCTTCGCGATCGCCGGCGTTCCCGGCGCGCTCTTGCTGGGGGCGGCGACGTTCGTCACCTCTCCCGTCCCGTTCGGCCCGCCCCTCGTCTGGGGCGGCGCGGCGATCTGGCTCTATGCCAACGGCGACACCGGCTGGGCCATTTTCATGGTGATCTACGGCGCGGTCGTAATCAGTTCTGTCGACAACATCCTCAAACCCCTGCTGATCTCCCGTGGCAGCGGCCTGACACTCGCGCCCACTCTGCTGGGCGTGCTGGGCGGCGTGATCGCGTTCGGGTTCATGGGCCTGTTCATCGGACCGACCGTCATCGCCCTGGCGATCAACCTCGGCAAGAAGTGGCTCGACCAGCACAGCGACGAACCGGATTCCTTGCCCTCCGCCGCCGACCCGGCTCTTCCGCCTGCCGAGCAATCATCGAGTGGATAA
- a CDS encoding EVE domain-containing protein has product MARWLLKTEPGTYSFDDLVKDRKTVWNGVTNTTALKHIRTMAKGDEVIIYHTGDERTAVGTATITSKPYPDPEADDEKLVVVDIKAGKPLASPVTLATIKADKAFAGWDLLRIGRLSVVPVPDAMWDRLMELAE; this is encoded by the coding sequence GTGGCCCGCTGGCTCCTCAAAACCGAACCCGGCACCTACAGCTTTGACGACCTCGTCAAAGACAGGAAGACGGTCTGGAACGGCGTCACCAATACGACCGCACTGAAGCACATACGCACCATGGCCAAGGGGGATGAGGTCATCATCTATCACACCGGAGACGAACGTACCGCCGTCGGTACCGCGACGATCACCTCCAAGCCCTATCCGGATCCCGAAGCGGACGACGAAAAGCTGGTGGTCGTGGACATAAAGGCCGGCAAACCGCTTGCATCCCCGGTGACGCTCGCGACGATAAAGGCCGACAAGGCATTCGCCGGCTGGGACCTGCTTCGTATCGGCCGGCTCAGCGTCGTGCCGGTCCCCGATGCGATGTGGGACCGCCTGATGGAACTGGCCGAGTAG
- a CDS encoding PH domain-containing protein, protein MAEQNREDPITGNPLPHREADDTEQIYFQGSPMLRAEIATGWLWILIGLVVIAIPIAWGVLAKAGSGPIWWVYLAGAVIGLIIILVPWIKTKAIAFKITNYRIDVERGIIARRINTMELWHVDDISFDQGFIERVLGVGTIFVYSNDKTTPKLRIHGLPSPRPLFDSLKQRIIAVKRQRGVIKMDVG, encoded by the coding sequence ATGGCTGAACAAAATCGTGAAGACCCCATCACCGGAAATCCGCTTCCGCACCGAGAGGCCGACGACACCGAGCAGATTTACTTCCAGGGCTCGCCGATGCTTCGCGCCGAAATCGCGACCGGCTGGCTCTGGATCCTGATCGGCCTGGTGGTGATCGCCATCCCCATCGCCTGGGGCGTTCTGGCCAAGGCCGGCAGCGGGCCGATCTGGTGGGTCTATCTCGCCGGCGCGGTCATCGGACTGATCATTATTCTCGTCCCCTGGATCAAGACCAAGGCGATCGCGTTCAAGATCACCAACTACCGGATTGACGTCGAGCGAGGCATCATTGCTCGCCGGATCAACACGATGGAGCTGTGGCATGTTGACGACATCAGCTTCGACCAAGGCTTCATCGAACGCGTGCTGGGTGTGGGCACGATCTTCGTCTACAGCAACGACAAGACCACCCCGAAGCTGCGGATCCACGGCCTGCCCAGCCCGCGGCCGCTCTTCGACTCGCTCAAGCAGCGGATCATCGCCGTCAAGCGGCAACGCGGCGTGATCAAGATGGATGTTGGCTGA
- a CDS encoding alpha/beta hydrolase translates to MTQSTAPTSRTGKPRRRHRRIAAVLLVGYSMLWIFGGCADMFLLHPTTGTIATDGATRMEIPVAGTTPVEVYARRVNVSPGKEPQAFILVFDGNGGRAENAVFWGDDLARQHAVEVWSMNYPGFGGSPGKARLSGIAASALATYDAIKQKAGDRPVVVWGASMGSTAALHIAAHRPVVGLVLTNPPPLRQLILGRYGWWNLWILALPVSSGIPSDLDNVANAATVKCPAVIVTAQDDFTVPAGYQQKVIDAYAGPKQLVPLPNAGHNTPAGQSNPTAWYAAIDWLWTQVGVGN, encoded by the coding sequence ATGACTCAATCCACCGCCCCGACCTCCCGAACCGGCAAACCAAGGCGACGCCACCGACGTATCGCCGCCGTCTTATTGGTGGGCTACAGCATGTTGTGGATCTTCGGCGGATGCGCGGACATGTTCCTGCTCCATCCCACGACCGGGACGATTGCCACCGACGGCGCAACGCGAATGGAGATTCCTGTCGCGGGAACGACGCCGGTCGAAGTCTACGCCCGGCGGGTGAACGTCAGTCCCGGCAAGGAGCCGCAGGCTTTCATCCTGGTGTTCGACGGCAACGGCGGCCGCGCCGAAAATGCCGTCTTCTGGGGCGACGACCTTGCCCGCCAGCACGCGGTCGAAGTCTGGTCGATGAACTATCCCGGCTTCGGCGGCTCGCCGGGCAAGGCCAGGCTGAGCGGCATCGCCGCTTCGGCACTGGCGACGTACGACGCGATCAAGCAGAAGGCCGGCGACCGCCCGGTGGTCGTCTGGGGGGCGAGCATGGGCTCGACCGCAGCGTTGCACATTGCCGCCCATCGGCCGGTGGTCGGACTCGTGCTGACGAACCCGCCGCCGTTGCGGCAGCTCATTCTCGGGCGGTACGGGTGGTGGAATCTCTGGATACTGGCATTGCCGGTCTCGAGTGGAATCCCGTCCGATCTCGACAACGTCGCCAACGCCGCAACGGTCAAGTGCCCGGCGGTAATCGTCACGGCCCAGGACGACTTCACGGTGCCCGCCGGCTATCAGCAGAAGGTCATCGACGCCTACGCCGGCCCGAAGCAGCTCGTTCCCCTTCCCAATGCCGGCCACAACACACCGGCCGGCCAGTCGAATCCGACGGCTTGGTATGCGGCGATCGACTGGCTCTGGACACAGGTGGGCGTGGGGAACTAG
- a CDS encoding NPCBM/NEW2 domain-containing protein, which produces MERLLALLLVVVTVPLTSSAAPTPQEEIADQVPKAVAILNKWQAADPVPADRRLHLVYWTPADREPAPRYRERLSAIFLDIQKYYLSEMKRMGFGERTIKLHTEPGGLLKIHLVKGAKPYEKYDVKSGSEIRKECLPVLKAAGIDADSETIVIFCNMSNYDAAAGTVNQNSPYYAGGSKRGGTAWQVDSPILDLALLDKKEPMVKDGQYGRISVGKYNSIFIGGVAHELGHALSLPHNAERPDQKTAFGTALMGSGNRTYGDDRRGEGRGSFITLAHGLRLASLPLFSGSAKGIDLKASARLSDIEITPAEKSFTFKARVTADPPCYAVVGYMDPAGGNDYDATTCTAVPDADGTFTLRCDALRKGKAGELRIVALQANGGGIGDKTYTVAYNVDDSGKVDLGSAIGMLKLAGIAKAVNAGNAAAARDEIARLQKENADARTLEIARTLYGTIDFKSGPSPAELEGETCHLSEASWTTARVGWGRPTANRLPGDSAIIRAGGKLFVRGLYAHAPSAYAWNLDRKWKTFTAQAGMADGNDGSVVFVVLGDGRELWRSATVKALGVVPVSVSVEGVKSLELRVENAGDGNASDWGVWLEPTLRRG; this is translated from the coding sequence ATGGAACGCCTGCTCGCTCTCCTATTGGTCGTTGTCACTGTTCCGCTGACGTCATCCGCCGCGCCGACCCCTCAGGAGGAGATCGCCGATCAGGTTCCCAAGGCCGTTGCGATCCTGAATAAGTGGCAGGCGGCCGACCCTGTACCAGCCGACCGCCGGCTTCACCTGGTCTACTGGACGCCCGCCGATCGCGAGCCGGCGCCACGGTATCGCGAACGCCTCAGTGCGATCTTTCTCGACATCCAGAAGTACTACCTCTCCGAAATGAAGCGGATGGGCTTCGGCGAGAGGACGATCAAGCTGCACACCGAGCCAGGCGGACTGCTGAAGATTCATCTCGTGAAAGGGGCCAAGCCCTACGAGAAGTACGACGTCAAGAGCGGCAGCGAGATCCGAAAGGAGTGCCTGCCGGTGCTGAAGGCCGCCGGAATCGACGCCGACAGCGAAACGATCGTGATCTTCTGCAACATGAGTAACTACGATGCCGCCGCCGGCACCGTTAATCAGAACAGCCCGTATTACGCCGGCGGTTCCAAGCGCGGTGGGACGGCGTGGCAGGTGGACTCCCCCATTCTCGACCTCGCGCTGCTCGACAAGAAGGAGCCGATGGTGAAGGACGGGCAGTACGGCCGAATCTCTGTCGGCAAGTACAACTCAATCTTCATCGGCGGCGTAGCGCACGAACTGGGACACGCGCTCAGCCTTCCTCACAACGCCGAGCGCCCCGATCAGAAGACCGCGTTCGGCACCGCACTGATGGGCAGCGGCAACCGCACCTACGGCGACGACCGTCGCGGCGAGGGACGTGGGTCCTTCATCACGCTCGCCCATGGCTTGCGGCTGGCGTCACTGCCGCTCTTTTCCGGATCGGCCAAGGGCATCGACCTCAAAGCAAGCGCCAGGCTGAGCGACATTGAGATCACCCCGGCAGAGAAGTCGTTCACCTTCAAGGCCCGGGTAACGGCTGACCCGCCTTGCTATGCGGTGGTCGGCTACATGGATCCGGCCGGCGGCAACGATTACGACGCAACGACCTGCACCGCCGTCCCGGACGCCGACGGCACGTTCACACTGCGATGCGACGCGCTCCGCAAAGGCAAAGCCGGCGAATTGCGCATCGTCGCATTGCAGGCCAACGGCGGGGGCATTGGCGATAAGACATATACCGTCGCTTACAACGTTGACGACAGCGGCAAGGTCGATCTCGGGTCGGCGATCGGCATGTTGAAGCTGGCTGGCATCGCCAAGGCGGTCAACGCCGGCAATGCCGCGGCCGCCAGGGACGAAATCGCGCGCCTGCAGAAGGAAAACGCCGACGCACGCACCCTGGAGATCGCCCGCACGTTGTACGGAACGATCGACTTCAAGTCCGGGCCGTCCCCGGCGGAACTCGAGGGCGAGACCTGCCATCTGAGCGAGGCGAGCTGGACCACCGCCCGCGTCGGCTGGGGCCGACCGACCGCCAACCGCCTGCCCGGTGATTCGGCGATCATTCGCGCCGGTGGCAAACTCTTTGTGCGCGGCCTCTACGCCCACGCGCCATCGGCATATGCCTGGAACCTCGACCGCAAGTGGAAGACGTTCACCGCACAAGCCGGCATGGCCGACGGCAACGACGGATCCGTCGTCTTCGTCGTTCTCGGGGACGGTCGGGAACTCTGGCGATCGGCGACAGTCAAGGCACTTGGGGTGGTCCCGGTCAGCGTGTCGGTGGAGGGCGTAAAGTCCCTGGAGCTTCGCGTGGAAAACGCCGGCGACGGCAACGCGAGCGACTGGGGCGTTTGGCTCGAGCCGACCCTGCGGCGGGGCTGA